AAAACTGCTGTCGAAAGGGAACGTATCGCTACACATTTAGAGAAAGGGGGCAATTCTGTCGAAAAGAGCATCGCTAAATCTATCAGAAACTTACAGTCTTAATTTATTACACACAGCCACATGGACAAAAATTCAATAAACATAAAAATTCTCAAAGTGAAAATGACTGATATTGATCTATTGCAGAATATAAGTCAGCAGACCTTCATCGAGGCATTTTCCGAAGCCAATACAGCAGCTAATATGGCAAAGTACATGGCGGAAAAATTTTCGAAGGAAACACTATTGGCTGAATTAAGCAATCAAGGGTCGGAGTTTTATTTTGCGCAACTCGATAACAGGATCATTGGCTATCTCAAAATAAACAGTGAAAAGGCGCAAACTGAATTACACCATGAGCATGCACTGGAAATAGAACGTATCTATGTACTACAAGAATTTCATGGAAAAAAAGTAGGACAGCTTCTTTATGAAAAAGCATTGGATATCGCCAGGTTAAAAAATGTCGGGTTTATCTGGCTGGGGGTATGGGAGGAAAATCTTCGTGCAATCAGTTTTTATCAAAAAAATGGCTTTGTCGCCTTCGATAAACATATTTTCAAATTGGGTGATGATGAACAAACCGATATTATGATGAAAAAAAATTGGACCAACAATTA
The window above is part of the Sphingobacterium sp. ML3W genome. Proteins encoded here:
- a CDS encoding GNAT family N-acetyltransferase, which encodes MDKNSINIKILKVKMTDIDLLQNISQQTFIEAFSEANTAANMAKYMAEKFSKETLLAELSNQGSEFYFAQLDNRIIGYLKINSEKAQTELHHEHALEIERIYVLQEFHGKKVGQLLYEKALDIARLKNVGFIWLGVWEENLRAISFYQKNGFVAFDKHIFKLGDDEQTDIMMKKNWTNN